In the Candidatus Dependentiae bacterium genome, GTTTACCTTGGTATCGCTTCCTGAGCAACCCAACTTGAAGAGATGTATAACCATCTTTTTCAGGTGTCTTTATTTGCGTAACGAATTGATTTGATACATCAACTACCGTTACAGGTACAACTATACCCTGTGCATCAAACACCTGAGTCATTCCTATTTTCTTACCTAAAACACCATTTAACATAGCAGCCTCGTTGTGCCGATTCCTTACTTAATCTCTACATCTACGCCAGCGGAAATATTCAATTTCATGAGCGCATCCATCGTCTGTTCTGCAGGAGACACAATATCTAAAATTCGTTTATGGGTCGTTAATTCAAACTGCTCTCGAGATTTCTTGTCAATATGAGGCGACCTTAAAACTGTAAAGTACTGTTTTCTACTTGGCAGAGGAACAGGTCCCAAAACCTGGGATCCTGTTCTTTTTACCGTCATTACAATTTGCTTAACTGCATTATCAAGCAATTGGTGATCGTATGACTTTAATGTTAAGCGTATCTTTTGTTTTTTCATCTTTGCTTTTTCCACGTTAAGAAATTATTCAATAATTTCTGTTACAACGCCAGCTCCGATGGTTCGACCACCTTCACGCACTGCAAACTTCAACCCTTTGTCCATAGCTACTTTACTTACAAGTTCTACAGAAACTTCAACGTCATCACCAGGCATAACCATCTCACGACCAGCTGGCAATGTGATGCTTCCTGTAACGTCAGTTGTTCTAAAATAGAACTGTGGGCGATATCCACTAAAGAACGGACTGTGGCGACCACCTTCTTCTTTTTTAAGAACAAGGATTTGACACTTAAATTTCTTATGAGGCTTAATAGAACCAGGAGCGCAAAGAACTTGTCCTCGTTCAACGTCTTCTTTTTTAAGACCGCGAATCAAAAGACCTACGTTGTCTCCAGCCTGTCCCTCTTTCATTTCCTTATTGAACATT is a window encoding:
- the rpsJ gene encoding 30S ribosomal protein S10, encoding MKKQKIRLTLKSYDHQLLDNAVKQIVMTVKRTGSQVLGPVPLPSRKQYFTVLRSPHIDKKSREQFELTTHKRILDIVSPAEQTMDALMKLNISAGVDVEIK